DNA sequence from the Caulobacter segnis genome:
GTTCAGCTCGATCTGGACCTGCTCGGCCCGCAGGCCGCCCTGCACGGTGAAGTCGCCGAACGGCCGCTCGTAGGTGACATAGGCGGCGTAGACGTCCTGGTCGTAGACATAGCGGTTGGTGCGGGCCGGATCGGTCACGAGGCCTGCCGCTGTGGCGCCGCTGGCCCCGAAGTTGGTGAAGTCGTTGCTGGACAGCTCGAAGTCCACGCCGGTCTTCAGCTTGACGTCCTTGGGCAGCGGCTTGGTGTAGTCCAGCTTGAAGTTGGCGCGCTCCTGGTCGACGCCCAGGCCGACATGCTCGTAGACGGTGGCGCCGGGGGTGTTGCGGGTCACGGCGTCGCCGTCGCGCTGGAAGTCGGTGACCTCGTACTCCAGATGGGTGGTCAGCAGGTGGTCGGCGCCCCTCAGTTGGCGGCGCCAGTCGCCGCTGATCGCGGCGTTGTCGCGGGTCATGTCGCCCGACAGGTTGCGGACATAGGCCCGCGCCGGGGCGCCGGCCGCGTTCAGGGCCGAATAGGTCTCGTCGATGTCGGTGTCGAAGGCGATGCGGCGGCCGCGCAACTCCAGGCTCAGCCGGTTCTGCTTGTCGAGGTCGTAGTCCAGCCCGCCGCGCAGGTTGACCATGCCGCCGGCATTGTCGACGGCCGCGTCCTGGGTGCTGGGCAGGAACTTGCCGCTGGCGGTGTCCAGGGTCTCGCGCCGGATCAGTTGCTGGGCGTCCTGGGTGTCGTGGCGATAGCTGGCGTCGCCGGTCAGGGTCAGCTTGCCGTTGCGGCGCGTGGCGCTGATCCCGCCGTTGTGGCGGCCGGCGGTGTCGACGTTGAAGCGGACCGTGCCGCTGGTCCCCGGCTTCATGGTCTTCTTGGTGATCAGATTGATGATCCCGGCCGAGCCGTCCGGGCGATAGGCGGCCGAGGGATTGGTCATCACCTCGACGCGTTCGATCTGGTCGGCCGGCATCGACATCAGGGCGTCGCCCTTGCCCTCGCCGGTGAACTGGTTGCTGGGCTTGCCGTCGATCATGATGGTGACGTTGGCGTCGCCGCGCAGGCTGACATTGCCGCGCACGTCGACCTCGACCGAGGGCACGTTGCGCAGGGCGTCGGCGATCGAGCCGGTGCGGGCCGACAGGTCGTTGGAGACGCTGTAGCTGCGGCTGTCGATCGAGGTGCGCATGGCCGTCGAGTCCGACCGGATCGTCACGCCCTCGACCGCCGTCGGCGCGTCCTTCGCCGCTGGCTTCGGCGCGGTCTGGGCGGCGGGCGCGGCGGGCGTCTGCGCCAGGCCCATGGTCGGCGGCAGCAGCGCCGTGGCGGCGGCGAACAGAGCAAGCTTCAGGCGCACGGTAATCCCCCAGAACGAACCGGCCGGCGGCTCCCCGCCCCCGACACCGGTATCATTACAAAATGTACATGTGTAAAATACGTACATCGCCGTTTAAGCCCGACTTCCCGGCCCAAGACAAATATCTTTTCCGCAATGTTCGGCGTCGCGCGTCCTACGAGACGGGCGTCGCGCGACTCCGCGCGCCTCTGCTATCGAAGGACGGCAGGAGTGAGTCCCGCGCGCCGGAGAGGGGTCGTCAGAACCACCGCTTGCGCGCTGATACCGGTAACACTAAGGTCGCCGGCAACTTAAGGTCCGACAAGGACCAAAGGGCATCAACGGGCCGGAGAGGCCCCATGGGGAGGACACCTGTGGCTTCAGTTTCAAACGCTGGCCCGAGCGCCGGCATGAGCGCCGAGGGCGCGAAGGTCAACATGGCCTTCGTGGCCGCGATCGTCGCCGTCGCCACGATCGGCGGCTTCATGTTCGGCTATGACAGCGGCGTCATCAACGGCACGCAGGAAGGCCTGGAGAAGGCCTTCAATCTCAGCAAGCTGGGCACCGGCCTGAACGTCGGCGCCATCCTGATCGGCTGCGCCGTGGGCGCCTTCGCCGCCGGCCGTCTGGCCGACGTCTGGGGCCGCCGCACCGTGATGATCATCTCGGCCCTGCTGTTCCTGGTCAGCGCCCTGGGCACCGGCGCCTCGCACACCTCGCTGGTGTTCATCGCCTTCCGCCTGATCGGCGGCCTGGGCGTCGGCGCGGCCTCCGTGCTGTGCCCGGTCTACATCTCGGAAGTCACGCCCGCGAACATCCGCGGCCGCCTGTCGTCCGTGCAGCAGATCATGATCATCACCGGCCTGACCGGCGCGTT
Encoded proteins:
- a CDS encoding TonB-dependent receptor domain-containing protein: MRLKLALFAAATALLPPTMGLAQTPAAPAAQTAPKPAAKDAPTAVEGVTIRSDSTAMRTSIDSRSYSVSNDLSARTGSIADALRNVPSVEVDVRGNVSLRGDANVTIMIDGKPSNQFTGEGKGDALMSMPADQIERVEVMTNPSAAYRPDGSAGIINLITKKTMKPGTSGTVRFNVDTAGRHNGGISATRRNGKLTLTGDASYRHDTQDAQQLIRRETLDTASGKFLPSTQDAAVDNAGGMVNLRGGLDYDLDKQNRLSLELRGRRIAFDTDIDETYSALNAAGAPARAYVRNLSGDMTRDNAAISGDWRRQLRGADHLLTTHLEYEVTDFQRDGDAVTRNTPGATVYEHVGLGVDQERANFKLDYTKPLPKDVKLKTGVDFELSSNDFTNFGASGATAAGLVTDPARTNRYVYDQDVYAAYVTYERPFGDFTVQGGLRAEQVQIELNDVTHGLKADNSYFKVYPTLHTGYRLSDSQSLSASFSRRVQRPGAQDLHPYRVYIDPYNYRQGNPNLKPQITDSYELGWQYRKGPTTYLATAYFRDIRDGVTDVVSDLGSGVFLTTRENLGKGRTTGLELVANGRLTKALTYNLSGNVFQNEIDAANLGFAGARSKMTMSGRANLNWQATPKDFFQANIFSSGKRLTPQGYREPFKMLNLGYRRKVNDKLSFVVTAQDAADWAREVIVTETPTLHDRTRRIANIRSVFFGFSYAFGGGKPRPEQFDFSAGGPS